The following nucleotide sequence is from Streptomyces brevispora.
GGTCTCGAAGTGGTGGATCTCAGTGGCGGTGAACGCCTTGAGGGAGACCTCCGGCAGCGCTTCCTTCAGCGCGCTCAGCGAACGCGGGTAGTAGCGCCACGGCAGGGTGGGGTGCAGCCCGTTGACGATGTGCAGCTCGGTGAGGCTCTCGCCCTCCATCGCCTTCGCGAGACGGACGGCCTCCTCGATGCGCATCGTGTACGCGTCCTTCTCGCCCGGCTTGCGCTGGAACGAGCAGTACGCACACGACGCGGTGCACACGTTCGTCATGTTGAGGTGGCGGTTGACGTTGAAGTGGACGACGTCGCCGTTCTTGCGCGTACGCACCTCATGGGCCAGACCGCCGAGCCACGCCAGGTCGTCGGACTCGTAGAGCGCGATCCCGTCCTCACGGGTCAGCCGCTCGCCGGCCCGGACCTTCTGCTCCAGCTCGCGCTTGAGTCCCGCGTCCACTAGGGCGCCTCCCATTTCTCTACGTAACAGACTCCACTCACCGTACGCCTAGCCCTCTTCGGGGAGGTCCCCGACCCGGTTCTCCCACTTGGTGGACAGCACGACCGTGGTGCGGGTGCGCGAGACGCCCCTGGTGCCGCTGAGCCGCCGGATGGTCTTCTCCAGGCCGTCCACGTCACCGACCCGCACCTTGAGCATGTAGGAGTCGTCGCCTGCGATGAACCAGGCGTCCTCGATCTCGGCGAGGTCCTTCAGCCGGTGCGCGACGTCCTCGTGGTCCGCGGCGTCGGAGAGCGAGATGCCGATCAGTGCCGTGACCCCGAGGCCGAGCGAGGCGGCGTCGACGGTGGCGCGATAGCCGGTGATGACCCCGGCGGTCTCCAGCCGGTTGATCCGGTCGGTGACGCTGGGCCCGGAGAGTCCCACGAGCCGGCCCAGCTCCGCGTACGAGGCCCTGCCGTTCTCCCTGAGTGCCTGGATGAGCTGCCTGTCCACCGCGTCCATGTGGCTGGAACCTTCCATTATTCAGCAGTATCGCGAGTCTACGTGTAGAATCTAAGGCATGCAGGCCTCATCGCCTGCAAATCTTCCCGAACATCCAAAAAATGCTTTCGAATCTTCAGGAGTGAAAACACCGTGTACACGATCGAGATGGCCTACGCCCGGATGCGCGAGCTGCAGGACCTGGCCAACCGCTCGCGTGCCCATCAGCCCGCCGCGGCCCACCGGGTCGACAAGACCCGCACCCCCCGCGCCGCCAAGAAGCGCTGACCCCACCCGGATCAGCCACGGGAGCCACCACCGAGCTCTCCCTCCCAACGGCGGTACAGCAGATGCGGCACCCCTGCCGCGTCCAGCACCCGCCCCGCGACGAAATCCACCAGATCCTGGATATGCGTCGCACCCGCGTAGAACGCCGGAGAGGCGGGCAGCACGACCGCGCCCGCCTCGTCCAGGGCCACCATGTGCTTGAGCGTCTGACCGCTCAGCGGCGTTTCGCGCACGGCGACGACCAGCTTCCGCCGCTCCTTGAGCGTCACGCTCGCGGCCCGCTGCAACAGATCCTTCGAGAGCCCGAGCGCCACCCCGGCCACGCACGCCGTCGACGCCGGGACGATCAGCATCCCCTTCGCCGGGTACGACCCCGAGGACGGCCCCGCGGCCAGATCGCCGGCCGCCCAGTGACGCACACCGGTCACGTCCGCCTCGAAGGTGTTCGGCTTCCCGTCCGCGCCCCGCGCCAGCCAGCTGCGCAGGTCTTCCTGCCAGTGCGCGTCACGGAACGCGATCCCGGTCTCGTCCAGCAGGGTCAGCCGTGACGCCCGGCTCACCACCAGATCGACGCTCTCCCCCGCGGCCAGCAGACCGCGCAGCACCGCAGCGGCGAATGGTGTGCCCGAAGCGCCCGAAACCCCGACAATCCAAGGCTGCCGCTGCTGCTGACTCACTGAAATCCCGGAATCCACGGAACCGAGCCTATCCGGCACGCACCACCCGGAACCGAGCCAGGGGCTCCGCCGCACGACAGGTGCGACAACTTTCGGCCGCCGACGCCGCCCGGCCGCTCAGGCCGTCAGGCCCCGCACCAGCAAATCGAGCAACGCGCACGCGAACAGGGCGATCCCGATGAACCCGTTGACCGAGAAGAACGCCCGGTTCAGCCGCGACAGATCGTGCGGCCGCACCACCCGGTGCTCGTACACGAAGGCCACGGCGACGATCACCATGCCGATCCAGTAGAAGAGCCCCGCCTCGGTGGCCAGTCCGAACCAGACCAGCAGGCCCGTCGTCACCACGTGGCACACCCGCGCCCCCCACAGCGCGGCCGGGATACCGAACCGTGCCGGGACCGAGAGCACCCCGTGGGCCCGGTCGGCCTGCACGTCCTGGCAGGCGAAGATCAGGTCGAAGCCGCCGATCCAGACGCCGACGGCCAGCCCCAGGATCACCGCTTCCCACGACCAGCTCCCGGTCACCGCCAGCCAGGCACCGACCGGCCCCATGGCCTGGGCGATCCCCAGGATCGCGTGCGGGTAGTTCGTGAACCGCTTCCCGTACGGATAGACCACCATCGGGATCACCGCGAGCGGTGCCAGCACCAGACAGAGCGGGTTCAGCAGCGCCGCCGCACCGAGGAAGACGACGACGGCGACGAGCGCACCCGTCCACGCGGAGCGCACCGACACCGCACCCGTCACCAGCTCACGGCCGGCGGTACGCGGGTTACGGGCGTCGATCTCCCGGTCGATGATCCGGTTCGCGGCCATCGCGAAGGTACGCAGCCCGACCATGGCGACGGTGACGAGCAGCAGCGTGACCCAGTGGACCGACTCGTCGTCCCGGAACATCGCGGCCAGGGCGGCGATGAACGCGAAGGGCAGCGCGAAGACCGAGTGCTCGATCATCACGAGCCGCAGGAACGCCTTGACCTTGCTGTTCGGTTGCGCGGACCCCGAGCCCAGGGTCGCTTCGGCTGCGGTCACAGTCCGTATTCCTTCCATCGTCGCGTCACCCGATCGGAGGTCTCGGGGTCGGACTCGACCATGTCCGGCCAGCCACCGTCCCGGGTGTAGCCCTCCTCGGGCCACTTCTTCGTCGCGTCGACACCGGCCTTGCCGCCCCAGAACTGCTGGTAGGAGGCATGGTCGAGATGGTCGACGGGCCCCTCGGCAACGGTCAGGTCCCGCGCGTAGTCGGTGTTGCCCAGCGCCCGCCAGGACACCTCGTGCAGATCGTGGACATCGCAGTCGGAGTCCACCACGACGATCAGCTTGGTCAGCGACATCATGTGCGCGCCCCAGATGGCACTCATCACCTTCTGGGCGTGCTTCGGGTACTTCTTGTCGATCGAGACGATCGCACAGTTGTGGAAACCGCCGGACTCGGGCAGGTGGTAGTCCACGATGTCCGGCACGATGATCTTGAGCAGCGGCAGGAAGAACCGCTCGGTGGCCCGCCCCAGCGGCCCGTCCTCGGTCGGCGGCCGGCCCACCACGATCGACTGGAGCAGCGGACGCTTCCGCATCGTCACGCAGTCGATGGTCAGCGCGGGGAACGGCTCCTGCGGCGTGTAGAAGCCGGTGTGGTCGCCGAACGGCCCCTCGGGCAGCATCTCTCCGGGCTCCAGCCATCCCTCGATGACGACCTCGGCCTGCGCGGGGACCTGGAGCGGGACGGTCTTGCAGTCGACCATCTCGATGCGCTTGCCCTGGATGAACCCGGCGAACAGGTACTCGTCGATGTCCCCGGGCAGTGGTGCGGTGGAGGCGTACGTCACCGCGGGCGGCGCCCCGAAGGCGATGGCGACCGGCAGCCGCTCACCGCGCTTGGCGGCGACCTGGTAGTGGTTGCGGCTGTCCTTGTGGATCTGCCAGTGCATCCCGATGGTGCGGCGGTCGTGGCGCTGGAGCCGGTAGAGCCCCAGATTCCGTACGCCGGTCTCGGGGTGCTTGGTGTGCGTGAGCCCCAGGTTGAAGAACGAGCCGCCGTCCTTGGGCCAGGTGAACAGCGCGGGCAGCCGGTCGAGGTCCACGTCGTCGCCGGTGAGGACGACCTCCTGCACGGGGGCGTTCTCGGACTTCA
It contains:
- a CDS encoding Lrp/AsnC family transcriptional regulator; this encodes MDAVDRQLIQALRENGRASYAELGRLVGLSGPSVTDRINRLETAGVITGYRATVDAASLGLGVTALIGISLSDAADHEDVAHRLKDLAEIEDAWFIAGDDSYMLKVRVGDVDGLEKTIRRLSGTRGVSRTRTTVVLSTKWENRVGDLPEEG
- a CDS encoding UbiX family flavin prenyltransferase, which produces MSQQQRQPWIVGVSGASGTPFAAAVLRGLLAAGESVDLVVSRASRLTLLDETGIAFRDAHWQEDLRSWLARGADGKPNTFEADVTGVRHWAAGDLAAGPSSGSYPAKGMLIVPASTACVAGVALGLSKDLLQRAASVTLKERRKLVVAVRETPLSGQTLKHMVALDEAGAVVLPASPAFYAGATHIQDLVDFVAGRVLDAAGVPHLLYRRWEGELGGGSRG
- the mqnP gene encoding menaquinone biosynthesis prenyltransferase MqnP; translated protein: MTAAEATLGSGSAQPNSKVKAFLRLVMIEHSVFALPFAFIAALAAMFRDDESVHWVTLLLVTVAMVGLRTFAMAANRIIDREIDARNPRTAGRELVTGAVSVRSAWTGALVAVVVFLGAAALLNPLCLVLAPLAVIPMVVYPYGKRFTNYPHAILGIAQAMGPVGAWLAVTGSWSWEAVILGLAVGVWIGGFDLIFACQDVQADRAHGVLSVPARFGIPAALWGARVCHVVTTGLLVWFGLATEAGLFYWIGMVIVAVAFVYEHRVVRPHDLSRLNRAFFSVNGFIGIALFACALLDLLVRGLTA
- a CDS encoding menaquinone biosynthesis decarboxylase; amino-acid sequence: MAYDDLRSLLRALEREGELKRIKAEVDPYLEVGEIVDRVNKAGGPALLFENVKGSSMPLAMNVFGTDKRLLKALGLKSYAEISDKIGGLLKPELPHGFVGVREAFGKLGTMVHVPPKKVKSENAPVQEVVLTGDDVDLDRLPALFTWPKDGGSFFNLGLTHTKHPETGVRNLGLYRLQRHDRRTIGMHWQIHKDSRNHYQVAAKRGERLPVAIAFGAPPAVTYASTAPLPGDIDEYLFAGFIQGKRIEMVDCKTVPLQVPAQAEVVIEGWLEPGEMLPEGPFGDHTGFYTPQEPFPALTIDCVTMRKRPLLQSIVVGRPPTEDGPLGRATERFFLPLLKIIVPDIVDYHLPESGGFHNCAIVSIDKKYPKHAQKVMSAIWGAHMMSLTKLIVVVDSDCDVHDLHEVSWRALGNTDYARDLTVAEGPVDHLDHASYQQFWGGKAGVDATKKWPEEGYTRDGGWPDMVESDPETSDRVTRRWKEYGL